TCACTTAATACTACTTTATTGGCTTAAATATTCCACAGGCAGAATTGccaaagcaacagaaaaatgtccataattatactaaataaacaagaatcatgacagaggaaaggttaaaataagaaacatataaggtgtagagtaatgttacaatatacacagtgaaataaagtgcgacaatgttaataccttgtatataatactgcacaaatattacagaataaaCTCTGTAATTCCATATAATTTTACCTACTTACTTTATTTATAAGAGTATTATGTTTAGTATGCGCATGCGTTTTAATGACGCGTTACGTCACACACGACGCGAAAAAGGCTAACGTCACCACGCAATACAAATTACACAGGCATACCATacgtcacactgcgcatgcgcGGTAAACACATACCTGACGTCACCGCACTAtgctacagtctgcagcgaggggTGTGTCGAAATCACACAGATGCGATGTTTTCAGCACTAAAGTACGTGTTTACTCCTTTCGCAAGATACACTCTTGCAAAAATGCACTACACCTCAGGCGTCAGCATTAGGCTTTTACCCAGTTATAAGTGCAGTTTTGAAGATCCAGTGAAAGTCACCGTGCGTGGCCTTACTCCACAACAACGCGTGGATCTGCGCTCTAAAATCACTGATGAAACCGGACGTGTGTTCCAGGCTTTGGCCACCTACCAAGCAGACGATAGTGGTCAAGTTGACCTCAACCGGGATCCTTCTCTTGGTGGCAGCTTTACCGGAGTTGAACCAATGGGCTTATTCTGGGCACTGAAAGCAGACATTGTGGACTGCAAGTTCACGCATAAAGACGTGACCCGTCCTGCTCTCGTTGACATTGAGGTCGTCAGTGAAGATCATAAAGTCATCGCCAAAGTGACAAACGAAAGACATATCTTGACCGATGGTGTCCGGAGAACTCCTGTAACCGAAGGCCGGATCAGAGGAACTCTTTTTATGCCACCTGGTCAGTTATGTAGCTGTATTAAAGCATTCTACATAATCGATTAAAACCGTTCATTATAATTAAGCAGGTTGTGCTGCTCTTTTAAAGTCTGAAGAGTAAAATGACTCTTTAGAGGGTCCCTTTTTAATATAAACCAATATAATTCCCACTCAGACAACTAAGGTAACGGATACCAAAGTTGTTGGGCATATTCTCTTTTCTAGTAGCGCCTCCCTGTGGTAAAAATAGTCTAACACCTGCTGTTTGACACTACTGAAAGAGTCTAATGTTCATCACAAATTCACGTTGGAGATTTCAGTCAAGATTTTagttctaatattatgatttttttaggTAAAGGTCCATTTCCTGGTATTTTGGATACATATGTATTTCGAGGATTTCCTTTTGAGTTGAGGGCAGCTCTGTTGGCAAAGAGAGGTTTTGCTGTTTTAGCCTTGGCTTTCCAAGGTTACCAAGATTTACCCAAAACAGTTGACAAATTTCACCTTGAGTACTTTGAAGAAGGTATAGATTTCCTACGTCAACAGCCAGAGGTTAGTATGCACAAGAATTCATATGTATTCCTAAGTGTTCATATgatttctaaataaaatgatgGGCACAGAGCAGTTTTATTTATACATATCTCTGAGATTGTTATAGTTTTGATCaatattttatattacttttagTTACACCTTGCagatctgtaaaatgttaattattttattaaaataagagggatcatacaaaatgcatgttattttttatttagtactgacctgaataaggtatttcacctaaaagatgagtccacaagagaaaatattagttgaatttataaaaatcccCCCGTTCAAATGAttccatacacttgattcttattattgtgttgttacctgaatgatccacagcagcgttttttcgtttagtgatagttgttcatgatcccttgtttgtccagaacagttaaactacctgctgttcttcagaaaaatccttcaggtcccacaaattctttggtttttcagcatttttgtgtatttgaaccctttccaacaatgattgtatgattttgagatccatcttttcacacggacGACAACTGAGggcctcatatgcaactattacagaaggttcaaacattcactgctgcttcagaaggaaacgcaatgcactaagagccagggggtgaaaacttttgaacagaatgaggatgtgtacatttttattttgcttaaatatcatatttttcagttagtactgcccaccagaagctacagaagatacttgcatgttccccaaaagacaaaataagtacaacttaacctgatctttaaattcaaaaagttttcatccctggCACTTAAtgaattgtgtttccttctaaagcaccagtgagcgtttgaaccttctgtaatagttgcatatgagtccctcagttgtcttcagtttgaaaacatggatctcaaaatcatacagtcatagctgtaaagggttaaaatacacaataatgctggaaaaacaaagaatgtatgggacctgaaggatttttctgaagaacaggtggacagtttaactgttcaggactaacaaggaactcatgaacaactatcactaaactaaaaaaggtaacaacagtattagaAATCAAGTgtataaaaacttttgaaaagggtcatttttttttttttattcaactattattttctcttgtggactaaatgtaaactacttttatgtgaaatatcttattcaggtcagtactaaataaaaagtaacatgcatttgtatgatccctcttattttagtaaaataattaacattttgcagattcatcaactgtatattttgtgttttagtaattgtctttttgtcatttttattgtttttttaatattaccaCATACTTTTTTTTAGAACATCGAGTTAATAATGAAATTGAGAAAtgttggcaactagctgaaataaaataagttgaaggTTGAGGTTTTAGTTATAAAGTTTTAGTATGACACTATCACACAGCCAATTCcaacatcaatttttttttattcaaaggtCAAAGATCAAAAAATTGGCCTAGTGTCCATATCAAAGAGTGGAGATCTTGCTTTGTCGATGGCAACATTCCTACCTGGTATATCGGCTACTGTTTGGATCAATGGATGCAATGCCAATACTTTGGTTCCCGTCTGCTACAAAGACATCTATGTTCCACCTCTCATGTTTGATGTTAAGAAAGCAACAATGACACCATTGGGCTTTCTTGATATTGGGGATGTTATGAATGACCCAATGTCAGAAGAAGGCCTTCCTAGCGTTATTCCTATTGAACGTGCCCCAGGTAGTTTCTTGTTTGTAGTGTCCGAAGCAGACAGGAATTGGCAAAGTCCCTATTACGCAAGACTAGCATGCGACAGGCTCAAAGCGCACGGGAAGAATAACTACGAGCTGGTGAAGTATGAAAAAGCGGGTCACTTTATTGAGGTGCCCTATATGCCCTTTTGCCTCGCTAATTTTCACGGTGCCGCTAACCAGGTGGTTCACTTTGGTGGGGAACCAAAGGCCCATTCAGAGGCACAGCTGGATGCATGGAAAAGgattgtgaatttttttaaaaagcacttaGCAGCTGCTGATCACAGCTGCGTATCTAAGCTGTAAGAAAAAGGTAATGTAAAGCTCATATCACAGCCATAATATCCAGTTAGTGCTGACTTCATTACATTAATTTCTAATGTCAAAATCATATGTTTATGTCAGTCATACAGAGCATGGAGAAATTGTAAAATCAAACTCATTTGCATTTTCAAGTGTGTTTTCTCATCACAcgttactgttcaaaactttggggtcaATAAGTTCGTTTTCTATCATTAATAcagtgaaatattttaatatgtgatattcctgtgatgccaatgctgaattaacttttttttttcaattgaaaTTCTTATAGTGGTGCCAATACTTGTTTATCTGCATTCCTGTGACATTCTCTCTGTCAGTATCTCTACGTTAGATCTGTTTTATTGTACAGCCTCTGGTGCCTTCATTTAAAAGAGGCCTTGATGACATCTTCAGCCTTAGTGGAAGGAAAATACATGTTGTTGTCCTCTTCAATCTTCTCTTTCCTGAAGAATGTTTATGTCTAGATACACATTCATCAAGGTACAGACACTGTGATATGTGCAACTATGGGTATTGATTACAAGTGAGTTAATGTATGCCTCGTACACTTTTGTGTATTACCCTGAGCTTCCAATAAATTACTAGAACACTAGATATCTTGAGATTATGTGTATGattttatgtgtttatttgttagtttacttattttatataaatatattatcattttaatttagatGTGTTGGTCAGTGGATTGCTAGACAAAATCCTAATGAATCATTCTGTGCCACAACAACGCTAAATACAGTTGAAGTATCATGAAGtatgaagaatctgcaaaatgttattttaccaaaataaggtatatgcatgttattttttatttagtactgacctgaataagatatttcacataaaagatgtttacatataatccacaaaagacaataatagttgaatttataaaactgaccatattcaaaagtttacatacacttgattcttaatactgtgttgttatctgaatgatccacagctatggttttttttttttttttttttgatagttgttcataagtctcttgtttgtcctaaacagttaaactgactgctgttcttcagaaaaatccttcaggtcccacaaattctttggtttttcagcattttttgtgtatttgaacccatcccaacaatgactgtatgattttgagatctatcttttcacactgaggacaactgagggactcatacgtaactattacagaaggttcagatgctcactgatgcttctgaaggaaatacgatgcattaagaaccagaggtgtaaacttttgaac
The window above is part of the Garra rufa chromosome 13, GarRuf1.0, whole genome shotgun sequence genome. Proteins encoded here:
- the LOC141283090 gene encoding acyl-coenzyme A thioesterase 1-like, translating into MFSALKYVFTPFARYTLAKMHYTSGVSIRLLPSYKCSFEDPVKVTVRGLTPQQRVDLRSKITDETGRVFQALATYQADDSGQVDLNRDPSLGGSFTGVEPMGLFWALKADIVDCKFTHKDVTRPALVDIEVVSEDHKVIAKVTNERHILTDGVRRTPVTEGRIRGTLFMPPGKGPFPGILDTYVFRGFPFELRAALLAKRGFAVLALAFQGYQDLPKTVDKFHLEYFEEGIDFLRQQPEVKDQKIGLVSISKSGDLALSMATFLPGISATVWINGCNANTLVPVCYKDIYVPPLMFDVKKATMTPLGFLDIGDVMNDPMSEEGLPSVIPIERAPGSFLFVVSEADRNWQSPYYARLACDRLKAHGKNNYELVKYEKAGHFIEVPYMPFCLANFHGAANQVVHFGGEPKAHSEAQLDAWKRIVNFFKKHLAAADHSCVSKL